In one Nitrososphaera viennensis EN76 genomic region, the following are encoded:
- a CDS encoding single stranded DNA-binding domain-containing protein yields MKISELKAGMRNVSVTAKVDSVGQPRTVNLKAGGTNTVADAIISDDSGSIKLSLWGDDINKIQAGDRISVENGYINTFKGENSISVGKFGKLTKA; encoded by the coding sequence ATGAAGATAAGCGAACTGAAGGCCGGTATGCGCAACGTCAGCGTCACCGCCAAGGTGGACTCTGTCGGCCAGCCAAGGACCGTGAACCTGAAGGCAGGCGGCACAAACACCGTGGCCGATGCCATAATCTCTGACGACAGCGGCAGCATAAAGCTGTCACTGTGGGGCGACGACATCAACAAGATCCAGGCCGGCGACAGGATCTCGGTAGAAAACGGCTACATCAACACGTTCAAGGGCGAAAACAGCATCAGCGTCGGCAAGTTCGGCAAGCTGACAAAAGCCTGA
- a CDS encoding DUF192 domain-containing protein, translating to MARKSAVLIPVIIAAVAIGGLGLAFIPPDIKERNADFPKGTVRINDDVITVEVAQSVAEKQRWLTFRQDKLPIDTAMLMKYDKPDLYDIWMLNVNYNLDLIWFDQGGNAVYMKKDVPPCGHVLDQQGCTYKTTKPSMYILAGTAGFADAHKIDIGTKMNIISA from the coding sequence GTGGCGCGCAAGTCGGCAGTCCTCATCCCGGTCATAATCGCCGCCGTGGCCATAGGCGGGCTTGGGCTTGCGTTTATCCCGCCGGACATCAAGGAGCGAAACGCGGATTTTCCAAAGGGCACGGTGCGCATAAACGACGACGTGATAACGGTCGAGGTGGCGCAGTCGGTCGCAGAGAAGCAGCGCTGGCTCACATTTCGGCAGGACAAGCTACCGATTGACACTGCCATGCTGATGAAGTACGACAAGCCGGACCTCTACGACATATGGATGCTCAACGTGAACTACAACCTTGACCTAATATGGTTTGACCAGGGCGGCAACGCGGTCTACATGAAAAAGGACGTCCCGCCGTGCGGACATGTACTTGACCAGCAGGGCTGCACGTACAAGACCACCAAGCCGTCGATGTACATTCTGGCCGGGACTGCAGGGTTTGCAGATGCTCACAAGATAGATATCGGGACAAAGATGAACATCATTTCGGCCTAG
- a CDS encoding archaellin/type IV pilin N-terminal domain-containing protein, translating into MKSKQRQKFRRGVIGIESAIVLIAFVMVAAALSFVILNMGFSTTQKAKTTISSGLDEASSAMEITGGVTGHGNVTQNRLTYYAVPIKVSPGGQSVNIETENTAIRYYSKNLVLESTYKGILSNGTYSNSTAAIVAAKNAGMINQLPWAGSGLNETSALVYFTVNKNDNSILDLGENAVVLVMFKNADRPTSLDTINTEVIVPTGALLSVKRMVPSISDAVVELG; encoded by the coding sequence ATGAAGTCGAAGCAAAGGCAAAAGTTCAGGCGTGGCGTGATCGGCATTGAATCTGCAATAGTGCTGATCGCCTTTGTCATGGTGGCAGCAGCTCTCTCGTTTGTCATCCTGAACATGGGTTTCTCGACCACGCAGAAGGCAAAGACTACAATCTCGTCAGGACTGGACGAAGCAAGCAGCGCAATGGAAATCACAGGCGGCGTAACAGGGCACGGCAACGTGACGCAGAACAGGCTCACCTACTACGCTGTGCCAATCAAGGTTTCGCCCGGCGGACAGTCGGTAAATATCGAGACGGAGAACACTGCCATAAGGTACTACAGCAAGAACCTTGTACTTGAGAGCACTTACAAGGGAATACTCTCAAACGGCACGTACTCTAACAGCACGGCAGCCATAGTAGCGGCCAAAAACGCCGGCATGATAAACCAGCTCCCGTGGGCTGGAAGTGGTCTGAACGAGACATCCGCCCTGGTCTACTTTACTGTCAACAAGAACGACAATTCCATCCTTGACCTTGGCGAGAACGCCGTGGTTCTCGTGATGTTCAAAAATGCCGACAGGCCGACGTCGCTGGATACTATCAACACCGAAGTGATAGTGCCTACTGGCGCGCTCCTCTCTGTAAAGAGGATGGTCCCGTCGATCTCAGACGCGGTGGTTGAATTGGGCTAG
- a CDS encoding TrmB family transcriptional regulator: protein MSLENITKRFVDLGLSEEEATVLRDLYLAGESKAGDLARSSGLARIKVYRILDRLQGMNIVESTMGRPVIFSPIPPDSAIERLIEHAARKLETMQVAREEVIKELSRFKLQERPQVEAKYRIIQGKRQIYPWIAKMAASAGSEILAYVEREDLRKIYYTDIPEELAKARKRGVKVRILTDVDYSLAATVKDYAGYADIRHTRIPGMSILLVIDESELVVSATTKVEGATDVALWMNGKNFVAGIKGLLGESWENAISAQTRINIMKEGGKALQDILIVRGTQSIGEFYKGMLSRAKKKVLHISVPYDTEFFGTLASDSLAWAGRKVEMQVLTAIDGSSLGDIRDLGERCKIRHVDARAGVNITIVDGEEVMLTPAAGGAKSRSQSAIWSNVRDYVEHYRIMFDNLWSSSTAMPDRIVLVEAQAKVAEMASSMRRLLEGAGFRIQKAIKGTSGFVHEFSIVAAREHGTAVVVVDIAGPEKPDLQAAVIGFVVKCMDIKADSKLLVTLSDPAEMQASIKSFHSGITVAGAGDAEKALRKMIGVQEKQQQITTA, encoded by the coding sequence GTGTCGCTTGAAAACATTACCAAGAGATTTGTAGATCTCGGGCTCTCGGAAGAAGAGGCCACGGTCCTCAGAGACCTGTACCTGGCAGGCGAATCCAAGGCCGGGGACCTTGCAAGGTCGTCTGGGCTTGCCAGAATCAAGGTATACAGGATACTTGACAGGCTGCAAGGAATGAACATAGTAGAGTCCACCATGGGCAGGCCGGTCATTTTTTCCCCAATCCCTCCCGACAGCGCAATTGAGAGGCTGATAGAGCACGCGGCCAGGAAACTTGAGACGATGCAGGTCGCGCGCGAGGAAGTGATAAAGGAGCTTTCCAGGTTCAAGCTGCAGGAAAGGCCGCAGGTTGAAGCCAAGTACAGGATTATCCAGGGCAAGCGGCAGATCTACCCGTGGATAGCCAAGATGGCCGCCTCTGCAGGTTCTGAAATCCTTGCATATGTCGAAAGGGAGGATTTGAGAAAGATCTACTACACTGACATCCCTGAAGAGCTTGCAAAAGCAAGAAAGAGGGGCGTAAAGGTCAGGATACTGACGGACGTGGACTATTCGCTTGCGGCAACTGTCAAGGACTATGCAGGGTACGCGGACATCAGGCACACCAGGATCCCCGGGATGAGCATCCTGCTCGTCATCGATGAATCAGAACTTGTCGTGTCGGCCACGACAAAGGTAGAAGGAGCCACCGACGTGGCTTTGTGGATGAACGGCAAGAACTTTGTGGCAGGAATAAAGGGTCTCCTCGGCGAAAGCTGGGAGAACGCCATCAGCGCCCAGACAAGGATAAACATCATGAAGGAAGGCGGCAAGGCCCTCCAGGACATCCTCATAGTCAGGGGCACGCAGTCGATAGGCGAGTTCTACAAAGGCATGCTTTCAAGGGCCAAAAAGAAGGTGCTGCATATCTCTGTCCCGTACGACACCGAGTTTTTCGGGACACTTGCGAGCGACTCGCTTGCGTGGGCTGGCAGGAAGGTGGAGATGCAGGTCCTGACTGCGATCGACGGATCATCGCTTGGCGACATAAGAGACCTTGGCGAAAGGTGCAAGATCCGGCACGTAGATGCAAGGGCAGGAGTCAACATCACAATTGTGGACGGAGAGGAGGTCATGCTCACGCCAGCAGCCGGAGGGGCAAAGAGCCGCAGCCAGAGCGCGATATGGTCAAACGTACGCGACTATGTCGAGCACTACAGGATCATGTTTGACAACCTCTGGTCTTCGTCGACTGCAATGCCTGACAGAATAGTGCTTGTCGAGGCGCAGGCAAAGGTTGCAGAGATGGCATCGTCAATGCGCCGGCTGCTTGAAGGCGCAGGATTTAGGATCCAAAAGGCGATAAAGGGCACGAGCGGCTTTGTGCACGAGTTTTCCATCGTGGCCGCAAGAGAGCACGGCACGGCTGTCGTCGTGGTCGACATAGCCGGCCCTGAAAAACCCGACCTGCAGGCGGCAGTGATAGGGTTCGTCGTCAAGTGCATGGACATAAAGGCTGACAGCAAACTCCTAGTCACGCTTTCAGACCCTGCAGAAATGCAGGCTTCGATAAAGTCCTTCCATAGCGGCATCACGGTCGCAGGCGCAGGCGACGCTGAAAAGGCGCTCAGAAAGATGATAGGGGTACAAGAGAAGCAACAACAGATTACCACGGCCTAG
- a CDS encoding methyl-accepting chemotaxis protein: MKNPLSNSLNGRLISLFIAMSVVPLAAIAVLSFNSAQDALSNKISNELHSLAVSRMEAVKILNEMRLQQASTFASGERVQDLFQLYNAKEAGASIDESQLKEASSTLMGEFSEFKEATGGDKDGFYKIKTVSMHGTVFYSSSDGSEVGKSIAQDPNFQKAKQQPVSFVEYDAARKEGARTIIVPVTAHGGQDTIGVVYASVPTHVASQILLNREGLGESGETYLVNSEGLMISESRFVEGAAFNQRVNTLPVTECFEKGTVVNGIYPDYRGIPVYGASACVKDAGIVLLAEYDVAEINAPITQLQNQYLLLGGPIVGAVGVAAFFISRSISRPIAVISRAAQNVSKGDLTVKMGEVKSKDEIGILSKSFTDMIGNIRELVKQAQDNSITISSTAEQMAASTEEVNASINQVSTSVQQIAKGTQDQAKRLEENNRIAEELRTTMKGVSRSAEEVAGQAMQTGKTAQAGQTAASDAAQRMTKIHDFVNKAVSDIKGISEKSAQIASALGVINTISDKTNLLALNAAIEAARAGEAGKGFAVVADEVKRLAEGSLKASEEIAKLVDEIKTTIEASVQNIESGSKEVYEGTDIINKALSSLEAISTEALQTAKKVQEIASSTQNQVRAAENVTKLTAEVASVAEETAASAEEVSAATEQQTASMQEVTNAAQELAKIAEKSQGLITKFKTDHAGEHEQDEEEEEKAAPAAPAGETRPGLGKPLKLKTPFVRKEGRKPMLGRIKAIHGGGGDQKEEAVN; this comes from the coding sequence GTGAAGAACCCTCTTTCCAACAGCCTGAACGGGCGCCTGATCTCGCTCTTCATCGCAATGTCCGTGGTTCCGCTGGCGGCCATTGCAGTGCTCAGCTTCAATTCTGCGCAGGACGCGTTGAGCAACAAGATAAGCAACGAGCTGCATTCGCTGGCAGTAAGCAGGATGGAGGCAGTCAAGATCCTCAACGAGATGCGCCTGCAGCAAGCGTCAACCTTTGCTTCAGGGGAAAGGGTGCAAGACCTGTTCCAGCTGTACAATGCCAAGGAAGCAGGGGCCAGCATAGACGAGTCGCAGCTGAAAGAGGCATCCAGCACGTTAATGGGCGAATTTTCCGAGTTCAAGGAAGCGACAGGAGGGGATAAGGACGGATTCTACAAAATAAAGACGGTTTCGATGCATGGCACGGTGTTCTATTCCTCCTCCGACGGCTCGGAGGTCGGAAAGAGCATCGCGCAGGATCCGAACTTCCAGAAGGCAAAGCAGCAGCCGGTGTCATTCGTAGAGTATGACGCGGCCAGAAAAGAAGGAGCCCGCACGATAATAGTGCCGGTGACTGCACACGGCGGACAGGACACGATAGGCGTGGTGTATGCCAGCGTGCCAACGCACGTCGCGTCGCAGATACTCCTGAACAGGGAGGGCCTTGGCGAATCCGGCGAGACATACCTCGTAAACAGCGAGGGCCTGATGATATCCGAGTCAAGGTTCGTCGAAGGGGCCGCATTTAACCAGAGGGTCAACACCCTGCCTGTCACAGAGTGCTTTGAAAAGGGCACCGTTGTAAACGGCATCTACCCAGACTACAGGGGAATACCGGTTTATGGCGCCTCGGCGTGCGTAAAGGACGCAGGCATTGTGCTGCTTGCAGAGTACGACGTTGCAGAGATCAACGCGCCAATCACGCAGCTCCAGAACCAGTACCTCCTGCTTGGAGGGCCGATAGTGGGGGCAGTAGGCGTCGCGGCATTTTTCATTTCGCGGTCGATTTCAAGGCCAATAGCCGTCATCAGCAGGGCGGCGCAGAACGTAAGCAAAGGCGACCTGACCGTAAAAATGGGCGAAGTAAAATCCAAGGACGAGATCGGGATACTTTCCAAGTCGTTCACGGACATGATTGGAAATATACGCGAGCTCGTCAAGCAGGCCCAGGACAACTCGATCACAATCTCATCGACGGCGGAACAGATGGCCGCGTCGACAGAGGAGGTTAACGCGTCCATCAATCAGGTCTCAACAAGCGTCCAGCAGATTGCAAAGGGAACCCAGGATCAGGCCAAGAGGCTTGAAGAGAACAACAGGATCGCAGAAGAGCTGAGGACGACCATGAAAGGCGTGTCCAGGTCTGCAGAAGAAGTCGCCGGCCAGGCTATGCAGACAGGCAAGACGGCGCAGGCAGGGCAAACGGCCGCATCTGACGCCGCCCAGAGGATGACAAAGATACATGACTTTGTCAACAAGGCGGTTTCGGACATCAAGGGAATAAGCGAAAAGTCTGCCCAGATTGCATCTGCCCTTGGCGTCATCAACACCATCTCGGACAAGACCAACCTGCTTGCCCTCAACGCCGCCATAGAGGCGGCAAGGGCTGGAGAGGCGGGCAAGGGCTTTGCCGTCGTGGCAGACGAGGTAAAGCGCCTGGCCGAAGGGTCGCTCAAGGCATCCGAGGAGATAGCAAAGCTGGTGGACGAAATCAAGACTACCATCGAGGCGTCGGTGCAGAACATCGAGTCCGGCTCCAAGGAAGTGTACGAGGGAACAGACATCATAAACAAGGCCCTCTCTTCGCTTGAAGCCATATCGACCGAGGCGCTGCAGACGGCCAAGAAGGTTCAGGAAATAGCGTCCAGCACCCAGAACCAGGTCAGGGCGGCTGAAAATGTCACAAAGCTGACCGCGGAAGTGGCATCGGTTGCTGAAGAAACGGCAGCTTCGGCAGAAGAAGTGTCAGCGGCAACAGAGCAGCAGACAGCCAGCATGCAGGAAGTCACCAACGCGGCGCAAGAGCTTGCCAAGATAGCTGAAAAGTCGCAGGGCCTGATAACCAAGTTCAAGACCGACCACGCAGGCGAGCATGAACAGGATGAGGAGGAGGAGGAAAAGGCCGCCCCTGCGGCGCCCGCCGGGGAAACCAGGCCGGGTCTGGGCAAGCCACTCAAGCTAAAGACTCCTTTTGTAAGGAAGGAGGGTCGAAAACCGATGCTTGGCCGGATTAAAGCAATACACGGTGGAGGAGGAGATCAGAAAGAAGAGGCAGTGAACTAG